From the Paludibacterium paludis genome, one window contains:
- a CDS encoding glycoside hydrolase family 5 protein — MHKIIVRLGMIACFLLLSPIGNAANSTTTKAAMAVTPPLAFSNRFLTAADFDNEQLRGFVIGGTTNVRNAAYFDGLKRNGANLARVFFPFKRCQSCSQYGISDDDLKALNAMIVQAKRVGIYLVIVGAFQYIETGDVWKNKALQASMATTWAKFAKIYANEKIIAGYDIVNEPNPPWDGSHPQQAIDKWNPIASNIIDMIRLVDRNHVIIYETIAGGSTLGFQGLKPLPYDNIVYSIHYYSPHDITHQKTSATYSRTIPYPTPISYGIGTYSRWGVTAFDKDRLALDFQDVIAFKNTYKKPVYVGEFSCVRWAPGSSAYNYISDVISLFKQYKLSWTYHEFRGYPGWDAEIASQDPAYMIRTDNAPVITLIRQAIGAPTAPIPGTGYSAPSSSK; from the coding sequence ATGCATAAGATTATCGTCCGGTTGGGCATGATTGCCTGCTTTTTGCTATTAAGCCCGATCGGAAACGCAGCAAATTCAACGACCACGAAGGCGGCCATGGCGGTGACTCCGCCCTTGGCGTTTTCCAACCGTTTCCTGACCGCTGCGGATTTTGACAACGAACAGCTGCGCGGCTTCGTCATCGGTGGCACGACGAATGTTCGCAATGCCGCGTACTTTGATGGATTGAAACGTAACGGAGCCAATCTGGCTCGTGTGTTTTTTCCTTTCAAACGTTGCCAGAGCTGCAGTCAATACGGGATCAGCGATGATGACCTCAAGGCCCTGAACGCGATGATCGTCCAGGCCAAGCGGGTCGGCATCTATCTTGTTATCGTTGGGGCGTTCCAGTACATCGAGACCGGCGACGTGTGGAAAAATAAGGCGCTTCAGGCGTCCATGGCGACGACCTGGGCAAAGTTCGCCAAGATCTATGCCAATGAGAAAATCATTGCCGGCTACGATATCGTTAACGAGCCGAATCCACCGTGGGACGGTTCCCACCCGCAACAGGCGATCGACAAGTGGAATCCCATTGCTTCCAATATTATCGACATGATCCGTCTCGTGGATCGTAATCATGTGATCATTTACGAAACGATCGCGGGAGGCAGTACATTGGGTTTTCAGGGATTGAAACCCCTGCCGTATGACAATATCGTTTATAGTATTCACTATTACTCGCCGCACGATATCACTCACCAGAAAACCTCGGCGACCTACTCCCGGACCATTCCGTATCCCACGCCTATTTCATACGGCATTGGTACGTACTCCCGTTGGGGCGTGACCGCTTTCGACAAGGATCGGCTGGCGCTGGATTTCCAGGATGTGATCGCTTTCAAGAACACTTACAAGAAACCTGTGTACGTCGGGGAGTTCAGTTGTGTGCGTTGGGCGCCGGGCAGTTCCGCGTACAATTACATCAGCGATGTCATTTCCTTGTTCAAGCAATACAAACTGTCCTGGACGTATCACGAGTTCAGGGGCTATCCGGGCTGGGATGCGGAAATCGCTTCCCAGGATCCGGCCTATATGATCCGGACTGACAACGCGCCGGTGATCACGTTGATCCGGCAGGCGATTGGCGCGCCCACCGCTCCGATTCCAGGAACCGGTTACTCCGCGCCGAGCAGCTCCAAATAA
- a CDS encoding glycosyltransferase family 2 protein — protein MHETPDISAVILLMTDDEREYAPKTLGSVLAQTLPVGEILVYVREENTWIDAIVQGQPKITVRRIPKMGPGHVRNLAAREARGEWLAYLDGDDYWAPTRLERQCAGLSSHDGLISCDYYLINERGVNCGFAMSNRFPTPSSWLIRRRIMLEKRFNETVFKHNDSMWWVEHRGWEITRRVPEPLLFYRVRRGSLSDVLKNKQRKNQYVALASHPLVRPLAYFATWMVYRGKRATTYPPAA, from the coding sequence ATGCATGAGACCCCTGATATCTCGGCTGTCATTCTGCTGATGACGGACGATGAGCGGGAGTACGCTCCGAAGACCCTCGGTTCGGTGTTGGCGCAAACCCTGCCTGTTGGCGAGATCCTGGTTTATGTTCGCGAGGAGAACACCTGGATCGATGCCATCGTGCAAGGTCAGCCCAAGATCACGGTCAGGCGGATCCCGAAAATGGGGCCTGGACATGTCAGAAACCTTGCCGCGAGGGAAGCCAGGGGCGAATGGCTGGCTTACCTCGACGGCGATGACTACTGGGCACCGACCCGGCTCGAACGCCAATGTGCCGGTCTGAGCAGTCATGATGGATTAATCTCCTGCGATTACTATCTGATCAATGAGCGCGGAGTCAATTGCGGATTCGCCATGTCGAACCGCTTTCCGACCCCGAGTTCCTGGTTGATCCGCCGGCGGATCATGCTTGAAAAACGCTTCAACGAAACGGTTTTCAAGCACAACGACAGCATGTGGTGGGTGGAACACCGCGGTTGGGAAATCACCCGCCGGGTACCCGAACCGCTGCTCTTTTACCGGGTCCGGCGGGGATCCTTGTCGGATGTGCTGAAAAACAAACAGCGCAAGAACCAGTATGTGGCCCTTGCGAGCCACCCGCTGGTCCGGCCTTTGGCGTACTTTGCCACCTGGATGGTCTACCGTGGCAAGCGTGCCACGACGTACCCGCCGGCAGCCTGA